Proteins from a single region of Takifugu rubripes chromosome 4, fTakRub1.2, whole genome shotgun sequence:
- the LOC101063569 gene encoding peroxiredoxin-like 2A isoform X2: MLSSGTGLDGELFGMGLWSLGLGAVGAAIAGIFLANTDLCLPKVAKAPLEYLEDADLRSTTDDKVIKAKSLWETSGAVVMAVRRPGUFLCREEASELSSLKPQLEELGVPLVAVVKENVGTEIQDFRPHFAGDIFIDEQKVFYGPLRRQMKGLGFIRLGVWQNFMRAWRSGYQGNMNGEGFVLGGVFVIGAGDQGVLLEHREKEFGHKVDPAEVLEAAKRIVPPK, from the exons TGTTGTCCTCTGGGACCGGGCTGGACGGGGAGCTGTTCGGGATGGGCCTCTGGTCGCTGGGCCTCGGTGCCGTAGGAGCGGCAATAGCCGGAATCTTCCTGGCCAACACTGACCTGTGCCTGCCTAAGGTGGCGAAGGCGCCGCTGGAGTACCTGGAGGACGCTGACCTCCGCTCCACCACCGACG ATAAAGTCATCAAAGCAAAGAGCCTGTGGGAGACCAGCGGCGCCGTGGTCATGGCGGTGCGGCGGCCTGGATGATTTCTGTGCAGAGAG GAGGCCTCTGAGCTGTCCTCTCTCAagccccagctggaggagctcggGGTCCCTCTGGTCGCCGTGGTCAAGGAGAACGTCGGCACAGAGATCCAGGACTTCAGACCGCACTTCGCCGGGGACATTTTCATCGACGAGCAG AAAGTCTTTTACGGCCCGCTGAGGAGGCAGATGAAGGGTCTGGGCTTCATTCGGCTGGGAGTGTGGCAGAACTTCATGCGGGCCTGGAGGTCCGGTTACCAGGGCAACATGAACGGCGAGGGCTTCGTCCTCGGGGGGGTGTTTGTCATCGGAGCGGGAGACCAG GGGGTCCTGCTGGAACATCGCGAGAAGGAGTTTGGCCACAAGGTGGACCCTGCTGAGGTTCTGGAGGCTGCCAAAAGAATTGTGCCCCCCAAATAA
- the LOC101063569 gene encoding peroxiredoxin-like 2A isoform X3, protein MGLWSLGLGAVGAAIAGIFLANTDLCLPKVAKAPLEYLEDADLRSTTDDKVIKAKSLWETSGAVVMAVRRPGUFLCREEASELSSLKPQLEELGVPLVAVVKENVGTEIQDFRPHFAGDIFIDEQKVFYGPLRRQMKGLGFIRLGVWQNFMRAWRSGYQGNMNGEGFVLGGVFVIGAGDQGVLLEHREKEFGHKVDPAEVLEAAKRIVPPK, encoded by the exons ATGGGCCTCTGGTCGCTGGGCCTCGGTGCCGTAGGAGCGGCAATAGCCGGAATCTTCCTGGCCAACACTGACCTGTGCCTGCCTAAGGTGGCGAAGGCGCCGCTGGAGTACCTGGAGGACGCTGACCTCCGCTCCACCACCGACG ATAAAGTCATCAAAGCAAAGAGCCTGTGGGAGACCAGCGGCGCCGTGGTCATGGCGGTGCGGCGGCCTGGATGATTTCTGTGCAGAGAG GAGGCCTCTGAGCTGTCCTCTCTCAagccccagctggaggagctcggGGTCCCTCTGGTCGCCGTGGTCAAGGAGAACGTCGGCACAGAGATCCAGGACTTCAGACCGCACTTCGCCGGGGACATTTTCATCGACGAGCAG AAAGTCTTTTACGGCCCGCTGAGGAGGCAGATGAAGGGTCTGGGCTTCATTCGGCTGGGAGTGTGGCAGAACTTCATGCGGGCCTGGAGGTCCGGTTACCAGGGCAACATGAACGGCGAGGGCTTCGTCCTCGGGGGGGTGTTTGTCATCGGAGCGGGAGACCAG GGGGTCCTGCTGGAACATCGCGAGAAGGAGTTTGGCCACAAGGTGGACCCTGCTGAGGTTCTGGAGGCTGCCAAAAGAATTGTGCCCCCCAAATAA